In Microcoleus sp. FACHB-672, one DNA window encodes the following:
- a CDS encoding diguanylate cyclase domain-containing protein, with product MSSNHIPICVEDVLIVDDSADNLRVLSTILAEQGYQVRKVINGNLALKVAQTAPPALILLDILMPDLDGYELCRLLKENPLTAKIPVIFISALDDIFDKVKAFEAGGVDYITKPFQAAEVLARVKSQLTIRDFYIQLQRQTQKLTEQKKCLQQEIKKRQRAEAETNLLLKITQAISASEDFPSALEVTLRQVCETIGWDLGEAWIPQEEREVLEYSRAWYSSEANLEKFQLESKKLTYAPNAGLPGRIWVSKQPEWIEDVSVAKNPVFFRSALAVDAGLKATFGIPIVLNNQVLTVLIFFKKEKLEPKQRLIELVNAVATQLGALVQRKKAEAALKEANLKLHRLATVDELTGVANRRWFNESLNQEWRRMARERLPLSLILCDLDYFKQYNDTYGHLVGDFCLQKIAQTISDVLKRPADSVARYGGEEFVIILPNTHADGALQIAENMRNEVESLKMDHAKSEISQYVTLSLGVVSLLPQNPLNPSILMAVADKALYQAKAEGRNRSVLKPLDLDNLEL from the coding sequence ATGAGTAGTAACCACATACCAATTTGTGTTGAAGATGTTCTCATCGTTGATGATAGCGCAGACAACCTAAGAGTTTTGTCTACGATACTTGCTGAGCAAGGATATCAAGTTAGAAAGGTGATTAACGGAAATCTGGCTTTAAAAGTCGCGCAAACTGCTCCACCGGCTCTGATTTTACTAGACATTTTGATGCCAGATTTGGATGGCTATGAACTCTGCCGGTTGCTGAAGGAGAACCCACTAACAGCCAAAATCCCAGTAATTTTTATCAGCGCACTAGATGATATCTTTGATAAGGTTAAAGCCTTTGAGGCCGGTGGAGTGGACTACATTACGAAACCTTTTCAGGCGGCAGAGGTTTTAGCTCGCGTTAAAAGTCAATTGACGATTCGAGATTTTTATATTCAACTCCAGCGGCAAACACAAAAGCTCACTGAACAAAAAAAGTGCTTACAACAAGAAATTAAAAAACGCCAACGCGCTGAAGCGGAAACCAATCTCTTACTGAAGATAACGCAAGCGATTAGCGCCTCGGAAGATTTTCCCTCGGCTTTAGAAGTGACTCTTCGCCAAGTTTGCGAAACCATAGGTTGGGATTTAGGAGAAGCTTGGATTCCCCAGGAGGAACGGGAGGTTTTAGAATACAGCCGAGCTTGGTATTCTAGCGAAGCGAACCTAGAAAAATTTCAACTTGAGAGCAAGAAGTTGACGTATGCTCCAAATGCAGGACTGCCAGGGCGAATTTGGGTATCCAAACAACCGGAGTGGATAGAAGATGTTTCGGTTGCCAAAAACCCAGTTTTTTTCCGCTCTGCTCTTGCCGTAGATGCGGGACTCAAAGCAACCTTCGGTATTCCTATTGTTCTTAATAACCAAGTATTAACTGTTTTGATTTTTTTTAAGAAAGAAAAGCTTGAACCTAAACAGCGGCTGATTGAGCTAGTTAATGCCGTTGCAACCCAATTAGGTGCGCTTGTTCAGCGCAAAAAAGCTGAAGCCGCTCTTAAAGAAGCTAACCTGAAACTGCACCGCCTCGCAACGGTGGATGAGTTGACAGGAGTTGCGAATCGTCGTTGGTTTAATGAATCCTTGAACCAAGAGTGGCGGCGGATGGCACGAGAGAGATTACCCTTGTCTTTAATTTTGTGCGATCTAGATTATTTTAAACAATATAACGATACTTACGGTCATTTAGTTGGAGATTTTTGCTTGCAGAAGATCGCTCAAACAATTAGTGATGTGCTCAAGCGTCCAGCAGATTCAGTTGCTCGTTATGGCGGCGAAGAATTCGTAATAATTCTGCCTAATACCCATGCTGATGGAGCTTTACAAATCGCTGAAAATATGCGAAATGAAGTTGAAAGTCTTAAGATGGATCACGCCAAGTCTGAGATCAGTCAATATGTGACTTTGAGTTTGGGCGTTGTTAGCTTACTTCCCCAAAATCCACTGAACCCTTCAATTTTAATGGCTGTGGCGGATAAAGCACTTTATCAAGCTAAAGCTGAGGGAAGAAACCGCTCAGTTTTAAAACCGTTGGATTTAGATAATTTAGAATTATAA
- a CDS encoding PAS domain S-box protein produces MLELFKNLFAWQPFLPQGHCYLWKPGLVGLHIASDLIIALAYYSIPITLLYFVRKRQDLPYPRIFLLFSTFIVACGSTHLMEIWTLWHPTYWLSGCLKAITAFISFLTAVEMLQLVPKVLALPSPAQLEAANRELERQIGERKRAEEELRWKETLLRSMTNASPLAFYAVDNRTDKILYFNHRFCKIWSIEHLEERMQRSQLKHNDIIPDCLPSFTDILACGEFCNPLQSEENRDVVEDEIPFNDGRTIRRFSTQIRDESERYFGHLYLFEDVTERYRAEEALRASQARLSGVLDIADEAIISVDSSQRITLFNQGAERIFGYTAEEMLDQTLDRLLPERFAASHHRHIEQFGKITNPARKMGKRGEIAGCRKDGTEFPAEALISQLELAGEKVFTVFLRDISDSKRAEAALQESEARFQAFMDHSPAAAWITNADGKILYASQSYFRMFNLPANYSVGKTDLTIYPSEFRQEYLKNIRKVVETNQALEAIEHSPLPDGSIGEFLVYKFPLPSSSGQVLVGGVAINITARKKAEAALQQREQEFRALVENAPDIIMRLDRECRYLYINPTVERQSGIAPAAFIGKTVEEFGAPEALVNLWQTAIQRVFETGQEQVIEYEIPSITGLSYYASRVVPEFGSDGSVQSVLAIARDITDRQAALRERNLAEAALKQARNELEVRVKERTAQLVIANKELRLEISDRKQTQFALQASEARLKGVLGNTGAFICSARIHPEKPWKYEYYSPNAEEILGYKGEELLAVDSSLWFSRIHAEDIETIVQPAMEDLYAGRQITLEYRFRRKDGNWCWLGNTLVAKKYESEDYWFLTGIAIDITKRKEAEKALLQSEQRFATLAKTAPVGIFRTDTQGNCVYSNERSSQMIGLSLEESIGAGWTTAIHPDDRDRTIAAWLSFVQQGIPYHCEHRFRRPDGSVIWVLGQAIAEKDADRNIIGYIGTITEITERKQAEQLLKDYNQALENQVQERTAALSRMNTYLELEIEERKQIEAQLRRSETKLSAILDNAGACIYIKDLNGTYTYVNRSTAELFGCGEAEIVGANDRDFFGEEFAVNYRENNAQVIKTGVVHRFEEAGIDRHGELHNYLSTKVPLKNYDGDIYAICGISTDITEIKKAEAALRQSEERMQALLRAIPDLMVRYRVDGTYLDIAGNESSLLLPREALIGKKIQDTPFPKALKTGLLERFQAAVATGTLQIYEHDLKKPDGMHSYETRIMKSNAGEVVCLVRDITERKRAQAALEESEERYRTVIAAMAEGIVLQDAAGAISTCNLSAHGILGLSRQQMMGRTCLDPAWRALHEDGSPFPGEEHPAMVTLRTGKACSNVVMGVHKPDGSFTWISINSRPLFRAGAPLPYAVVSSFADITARKQAEEALRQSEARYLAIIEDQTELIGRASPDGILRFVNEAFCRFYGKTREELVGHCFEPDVFEEDREKVVRLIKTLSVDNPLVIIEHRVIAKGQQVRWTQWINRGIFDEEGQLLEFQGVGRDITERKEMEEALRESEAMLSSIFDNAGAYIFIKDLDSRYTYANRSILELFGCRKEEIIGADNSKFFAAETAQRLRESDLQVLESAEVWQSQEVAIVKYSGEVHYYWTVKVPLRRADGSIYGLCGISTDITELKRTEEALRHSESTLRSFFDSGSMMMGIVELYDDDILHLSDNLTTARFFGSTQEQMKNRFATEMGVPAAHLQQWLDHYREALHTQAAVRFEYAHETPTGQKWLSASVCPIGTGPSGRPRLSYIVEDISERKWAEEALQLSESRLKHLTSSVPGTLYSFGYYPDGSAKFEYVSAGCRDLFELEPEQVLEDRNLLENQVAPEHRPKFEAAIFDALENMQPLTSEWRNIAPSGKQKWVRVQAQIEDREDGSKVWHGVILDISDRKQVEEKLKQAEHKYRTLIEQIPGVVYISPIAATTEQAYISPQLQQLLEISPEEWSPGFFNSWADFVHPEDRHRVWQAVNTAISTGEPLSIEYRMITSNGKTIWIRDRAHLVLSAGGQTQVLQGLAFDITDRKQMEQALQQSNERFQLAASAVKGFIYDWDLKQNIVLRTQGLFEAVGYHPEEAEAKIDWWSKHVHPEDLANVSQHLSEAFASKTQNNYVLEYRLRHRAGHYVYLSDYGTIARDADGQAIRAVGHAIDVSDRREAEAALQKALQAAQAASIAKSRFLSNMSHELRTPLNAILGFSQVMVRRHSLSVDQKEQLKIINRSGEHLLSLINDILSMAKIEAGQVTLNKNRFDLYELLDDLEQMLKLKATSKGLQLIFERASNIPQYVQTDENKLRQVLINLLGNAIKFTNFGHVALRVKRREMLEARGSRLGKSHGQNPKLETCLFFEVEDTGPGIASDEIGSLFNAFVQTETGRKSMQGTGLGLPLSRQFVQMMGGKIAVSSQVAKGTIFTFDVLVNEVPEADEKSLSSSQRVIGLEPNQPTYRMLVVEDVQENRQLLLQLLEPLGFQVREAVNGEEAIALWSTWKPHLIWMDMRMPVMDGYKAARKIKALEQQSGGVEENNRSSLAGTSSAGKTKIIALTANAFEEQQAKILAAGCDDFMHKPFRESQLFDKIAQHLGVRYIYEEDEQSDSLQLEAPRKLTPQDLSVMSPEWIAQLHQAILCADEALILKLIEHIPAAEASLAHTLTDLLNNFRLDLLFDVTQECTHE; encoded by the coding sequence ATGTTGGAATTATTCAAAAACCTTTTCGCTTGGCAACCATTTCTCCCCCAGGGACATTGCTACCTCTGGAAGCCTGGGTTGGTAGGGCTTCATATCGCTTCCGACTTAATTATCGCCCTAGCCTATTATTCAATCCCCATCACCCTACTCTATTTTGTTCGTAAGCGACAAGATTTGCCCTACCCCCGGATATTTCTGCTATTTAGCACCTTCATCGTCGCTTGTGGCAGCACTCACCTGATGGAGATTTGGACGCTTTGGCATCCCACCTATTGGCTGAGTGGATGCCTCAAAGCCATCACCGCCTTCATTTCTTTCTTAACGGCTGTTGAGATGCTGCAATTAGTGCCCAAGGTACTTGCTCTCCCTAGCCCTGCACAGTTGGAAGCAGCTAACCGAGAATTGGAGCGTCAAATTGGCGAACGCAAGCGGGCTGAAGAAGAACTGCGCTGGAAAGAAACCTTGCTGCGCTCAATGACTAATGCTTCGCCACTTGCTTTTTACGCCGTAGATAATCGCACCGATAAAATTCTCTACTTCAACCACCGCTTCTGTAAAATCTGGAGCATCGAACATCTAGAAGAACGAATGCAGCGCAGTCAACTCAAACACAACGACATCATTCCTGACTGTTTGCCTTCCTTTACAGATATTCTTGCTTGCGGCGAATTTTGTAACCCGCTGCAAAGCGAAGAAAATCGAGACGTTGTTGAAGATGAAATTCCTTTTAACGATGGGCGCACAATTCGTCGGTTCTCGACACAAATTCGCGACGAAAGCGAACGCTATTTCGGTCACCTTTATCTATTTGAAGATGTTACCGAGCGCTATCGAGCAGAAGAAGCACTGCGGGCATCCCAAGCACGTCTTTCTGGGGTTCTAGATATTGCCGATGAGGCAATTATCTCAGTAGATTCCAGCCAACGCATTACCCTATTTAACCAGGGGGCGGAACGGATTTTTGGCTATACTGCCGAGGAAATGCTAGATCAGACCCTCGACCGGCTTTTACCAGAACGCTTTGCGGCAAGTCATCACCGGCATATAGAGCAATTTGGCAAAATTACTAACCCAGCAAGAAAAATGGGTAAGCGCGGCGAGATTGCCGGTTGTCGTAAAGATGGCACGGAATTCCCAGCTGAAGCCTTGATTTCTCAATTGGAATTAGCTGGAGAAAAAGTTTTTACTGTCTTTCTGCGTGACATTAGTGATAGCAAACGAGCAGAAGCCGCCTTGCAAGAAAGTGAAGCCCGCTTCCAGGCATTTATGGACCATAGTCCTGCGGCTGCTTGGATTACAAATGCAGATGGGAAAATTCTCTACGCCAGTCAAAGCTATTTCCGTATGTTTAACTTGCCGGCAAATTATTCAGTTGGCAAAACAGACCTCACCATTTATCCATCTGAGTTCAGACAGGAATATTTAAAAAATATTCGCAAAGTTGTAGAAACCAATCAAGCGCTCGAAGCAATTGAGCACAGTCCCCTTCCGGACGGCAGCATTGGCGAGTTTTTGGTTTACAAGTTTCCGCTGCCAAGTTCATCGGGGCAAGTGTTAGTTGGCGGAGTAGCGATTAATATTACCGCTCGAAAAAAAGCAGAGGCGGCCCTGCAACAGCGAGAACAAGAGTTCCGCGCTTTAGTCGAAAATGCCCCCGACATTATCATGCGATTGGATCGCGAATGCCGGTATCTCTACATTAACCCTACGGTTGAACGACAATCCGGCATTGCTCCCGCAGCGTTTATCGGTAAAACTGTTGAGGAATTTGGCGCACCCGAAGCGTTGGTTAATCTTTGGCAAACAGCCATTCAGCGAGTATTTGAAACAGGCCAAGAGCAAGTTATTGAATATGAGATTCCATCGATTACAGGGCTAAGTTATTATGCTTCTCGCGTGGTGCCTGAGTTTGGCAGTGATGGCTCAGTGCAATCGGTTTTGGCGATCGCTCGCGATATCACCGACCGGCAAGCTGCGCTTCGCGAACGCAACTTAGCAGAAGCAGCTCTGAAACAGGCTCGCAACGAGTTAGAAGTGAGGGTAAAAGAACGCACAGCGCAACTCGTAATAGCCAATAAGGAGTTGCGGCTGGAGATTAGTGATCGCAAACAAACACAATTTGCTCTGCAAGCGTCAGAAGCCAGACTCAAAGGAGTGCTTGGCAATACAGGCGCTTTCATTTGCTCTGCACGCATCCATCCTGAAAAACCTTGGAAATATGAGTACTATTCTCCGAATGCAGAGGAAATTTTGGGCTACAAGGGTGAAGAATTATTGGCTGTCGATTCGAGTCTGTGGTTTTCTCGAATTCATGCTGAAGATATCGAGACGATCGTTCAGCCGGCGATGGAAGATTTGTATGCTGGACGCCAAATAACCCTAGAGTATCGATTTCGCCGGAAAGATGGGAATTGGTGCTGGTTAGGTAACACTTTGGTTGCCAAAAAATACGAATCTGAGGATTACTGGTTTCTCACCGGCATCGCTATTGACATCACCAAACGCAAAGAAGCAGAAAAAGCATTGCTGCAAAGCGAACAGCGCTTTGCTACTTTAGCGAAAACCGCGCCGGTTGGAATATTCCGCACCGATACTCAAGGCAATTGCGTGTACAGCAACGAACGCAGTTCTCAAATGATCGGACTTAGCCTAGAAGAATCAATAGGAGCCGGCTGGACGACAGCGATACATCCGGATGATCGTGATCGCACGATAGCCGCATGGTTGAGCTTTGTCCAACAGGGCATTCCCTATCACTGCGAACACCGCTTTCGGCGACCTGATGGGAGCGTTATCTGGGTGTTGGGACAGGCGATTGCAGAAAAAGATGCTGACAGAAATATCATCGGTTACATCGGCACCATTACGGAGATTACGGAGCGAAAACAAGCAGAACAACTTTTAAAAGATTACAATCAAGCTTTAGAAAATCAGGTGCAAGAACGCACGGCGGCACTTAGCCGAATGAATACTTATTTAGAGCTTGAAATTGAGGAACGCAAGCAAATAGAAGCCCAATTACGACGCAGCGAAACCAAACTATCAGCGATCTTAGATAACGCAGGTGCTTGTATTTATATCAAGGATTTGAATGGCACCTACACCTATGTAAATCGATCAACTGCGGAGCTTTTTGGTTGCGGTGAAGCTGAAATTGTTGGAGCGAATGATCGTGATTTTTTTGGAGAAGAGTTCGCTGTAAATTACAGAGAAAATAACGCTCAGGTAATAAAAACTGGGGTCGTCCATCGCTTTGAAGAAGCTGGAATTGATCGTCACGGAGAGCTTCATAACTATTTATCTACCAAAGTTCCTTTAAAAAATTACGATGGCGATATTTATGCCATTTGCGGGATTTCCACAGATATTACCGAAATCAAAAAGGCAGAAGCAGCACTGCGGCAAAGTGAAGAACGAATGCAGGCACTTTTGAGGGCGATACCCGATTTGATGGTTCGGTATCGGGTCGATGGTACTTATCTAGATATCGCGGGAAATGAGAGTTCCTTGCTGCTACCGCGCGAAGCACTCATTGGCAAAAAAATACAGGACACCCCCTTTCCCAAAGCCCTTAAAACCGGCCTGCTGGAACGTTTTCAGGCAGCAGTGGCAACCGGAACGCTCCAAATTTACGAACACGACCTCAAAAAACCCGATGGAATGCACAGCTACGAGACGCGCATCATGAAAAGCAATGCCGGTGAGGTCGTGTGTCTCGTGCGCGATATTACCGAGCGCAAGCGAGCGCAAGCCGCCCTAGAAGAGAGCGAAGAACGCTACCGGACTGTAATCGCAGCGATGGCAGAGGGTATTGTCTTGCAAGACGCCGCCGGTGCAATTAGTACGTGTAATCTCAGCGCCCACGGCATTTTGGGTTTATCTCGCCAGCAAATGATGGGGCGAACTTGCCTCGATCCGGCTTGGCGAGCGCTTCACGAAGATGGTTCGCCTTTCCCAGGAGAGGAACACCCGGCAATGGTGACGCTGCGAACCGGCAAAGCTTGCTCTAACGTGGTGATGGGAGTCCACAAACCGGATGGGAGTTTTACCTGGATTTCGATTAATTCCCGCCCTTTATTTCGAGCCGGCGCACCGCTTCCCTATGCAGTTGTCAGCTCATTCGCTGATATTACCGCTCGCAAGCAGGCAGAAGAGGCACTGCGGCAAAGCGAAGCGCGTTATCTTGCGATTATTGAAGATCAAACGGAACTGATCGGTCGCGCCTCACCCGATGGAATCTTAAGGTTTGTCAACGAAGCTTTCTGTCGATTCTATGGGAAGACACGCGAAGAACTCGTCGGTCACTGCTTTGAACCTGATGTGTTTGAGGAAGACCGGGAAAAAGTCGTAAGACTGATTAAGACCCTTAGCGTTGATAATCCGCTCGTGATTATCGAACATCGAGTCATTGCCAAGGGACAACAGGTGCGTTGGACGCAGTGGATTAACCGAGGAATATTCGACGAAGAGGGTCAACTCCTAGAGTTTCAAGGGGTTGGACGAGATATCACTGAACGCAAGGAAATGGAAGAAGCGCTTCGGGAAAGCGAAGCGATGCTATCGAGTATTTTTGATAACGCCGGCGCTTATATTTTCATTAAGGACTTAGATAGTCGCTACACCTACGCCAACCGTTCGATCTTGGAATTATTCGGCTGCAGGAAAGAAGAAATTATTGGCGCAGATAATTCCAAGTTTTTTGCAGCAGAAACAGCTCAACGCTTGCGAGAAAGTGATTTACAGGTTCTTGAGAGCGCTGAGGTGTGGCAATCCCAGGAAGTTGCTATCGTGAAATACTCTGGGGAGGTTCATTACTATTGGACAGTGAAAGTTCCCCTAAGACGTGCCGATGGCAGTATTTACGGCCTTTGTGGGATCTCAACCGATATTACCGAACTGAAACGAACCGAAGAAGCGCTGCGACACAGCGAATCAACGCTTCGCAGCTTCTTTGACAGCGGCTCAATGATGATGGGTATTGTTGAGCTATATGACGACGACATTCTACATCTTTCCGATAACCTAACAACGGCGCGGTTCTTCGGGAGTACCCAAGAACAGATGAAAAATCGGTTTGCAACTGAGATGGGCGTGCCGGCAGCACACCTACAACAGTGGCTCGATCACTACCGAGAAGCTTTACACACTCAAGCTGCCGTGCGATTTGAATATGCTCACGAGACTCCAACCGGACAAAAATGGCTCTCTGCCAGCGTTTGCCCGATTGGAACCGGCCCTAGCGGTCGTCCGAGATTGTCGTACATTGTTGAGGACATCAGCGAGCGCAAATGGGCAGAAGAGGCGCTCCAGTTAAGCGAAAGCCGGCTCAAACACTTAACCAGCAGCGTTCCGGGAACCCTTTACTCCTTCGGATACTATCCTGATGGTTCGGCTAAGTTTGAATATGTTAGTGCCGGTTGCCGAGACTTATTTGAACTTGAGCCGGAGCAGGTACTAGAAGATCGAAATCTTCTGGAGAATCAAGTTGCTCCTGAGCATCGACCCAAGTTTGAAGCAGCAATTTTTGATGCCCTTGAAAATATGCAACCGCTCACTTCTGAATGGCGCAATATTGCGCCTTCTGGAAAACAAAAATGGGTACGTGTCCAAGCCCAAATTGAAGACCGTGAAGATGGCTCTAAAGTTTGGCATGGCGTGATCTTAGATATCTCGGATCGCAAACAAGTAGAAGAAAAGCTCAAACAGGCAGAGCATAAATATCGCACCTTAATCGAACAAATTCCAGGCGTTGTTTATATTTCTCCGATTGCAGCAACGACTGAGCAAGCTTATATCAGCCCTCAACTGCAACAATTGCTAGAGATTTCTCCCGAAGAATGGTCTCCTGGCTTCTTTAATAGTTGGGCTGATTTTGTGCATCCAGAAGATCGCCATCGGGTTTGGCAAGCTGTAAATACTGCGATTTCGACGGGAGAACCATTGAGTATCGAATATCGCATGATTACTAGCAATGGCAAAACGATCTGGATTAGAGATCGTGCCCATCTCGTTCTTTCTGCCGGCGGACAGACTCAAGTGCTTCAGGGTTTAGCTTTTGATATTACCGACCGCAAGCAAATGGAGCAAGCCCTGCAACAAAGCAACGAACGTTTTCAGCTAGCAGCATCAGCAGTTAAAGGATTTATCTACGACTGGGATCTCAAACAGAATATCGTTTTAAGGACGCAGGGATTATTTGAAGCCGTTGGATATCACCCCGAAGAAGCCGAAGCTAAAATTGATTGGTGGAGCAAACACGTCCACCCAGAAGATTTAGCCAACGTTTCCCAGCACCTATCCGAAGCATTTGCCAGTAAAACTCAAAATAACTACGTGCTGGAATATCGGCTTCGCCATCGAGCCGGTCACTACGTTTACCTATCAGATTATGGGACAATCGCCAGGGATGCAGACGGACAAGCCATTCGAGCAGTCGGCCACGCGATAGATGTCAGTGATCGCAGAGAGGCAGAAGCCGCCTTGCAAAAAGCACTCCAAGCCGCCCAAGCCGCATCCATTGCTAAAAGCCGCTTTTTGTCTAACATGAGCCACGAACTGCGTACCCCTCTCAACGCCATTCTTGGTTTTAGTCAGGTAATGGTTCGCCGCCATTCTCTTTCCGTTGACCAAAAAGAGCAGTTAAAAATCATCAATCGCAGTGGTGAACATTTGCTCAGTTTAATCAACGATATTCTGTCAATGGCCAAAATTGAAGCCGGTCAGGTCACTCTTAATAAAAATCGCTTTGACCTATATGAGCTACTTGACGATTTAGAACAGATGCTTAAACTCAAAGCGACGTCTAAAGGGTTACAGCTAATCTTTGAACGGGCATCAAATATTCCTCAATACGTGCAAACTGATGAAAATAAGTTGCGTCAAGTTTTAATTAACCTGCTGGGAAATGCGATTAAATTCACGAATTTTGGTCATGTGGCACTGCGCGTGAAAAGGCGTGAAATGTTAGAAGCGAGGGGTTCGAGGCTAGGAAAATCTCATGGCCAAAATCCAAAACTTGAAACTTGTTTATTCTTTGAAGTTGAAGACACCGGCCCTGGGATTGCTTCCGATGAAATTGGCAGTTTATTTAACGCCTTCGTCCAAACAGAGACGGGTCGCAAATCAATGCAAGGAACGGGGTTAGGTTTACCGCTCAGTCGGCAATTTGTCCAGATGATGGGGGGAAAGATTGCAGTCAGCAGTCAAGTTGCCAAAGGGACAATTTTTACATTTGATGTTCTGGTGAACGAGGTGCCTGAAGCTGATGAAAAAAGTTTATCAAGTAGCCAGCGGGTGATTGGGTTAGAGCCAAACCAGCCAACCTACCGTATGCTGGTAGTTGAGGATGTCCAAGAGAACCGTCAGCTGCTATTACAATTACTTGAACCTTTAGGATTTCAAGTGCGAGAAGCGGTTAACGGTGAAGAAGCAATTGCTTTGTGGTCAACTTGGAAACCGCACCTGATCTGGATGGATATGCGAATGCCAGTTATGGACGGCTACAAAGCGGCTAGAAAAATTAAAGCTTTGGAACAGCAAAGTGGAGGTGTAGAAGAGAATAATCGCTCGTCCCTAGCCGGCACCTCATCTGCCGGTAAAACTAAAATTATTGCTTTAACCGCTAACGCTTTTGAGGAACAGCAAGCTAAGATTTTGGCTGCCGGTTGCGACGACTTCATGCATAAACCTTTCCGGGAGTCGCAACTGTTTGACAAGATAGCTCAACACCTCGGAGTACGCTATATCTACGAAGAAGACGAGCAAAGCGATTCCCTTCAGTTAGAAGCGCCCAGAAAACTTACCCCGCAAGATTTGAGCGTCATGTCTCCTGAGTGGATAGCGCAGCTACACCAAGCAATACTGTGTGCTGATGAAGCCTTAATTTTGAAGCTGATCGAACACATTCCTGCTGCTGAAGCTTCTTTAGCACATACTCTTACAGATTTGCTCAATAATTTTCGTTTGGATCTGCTTTTTGATGTGACTCAAGAATGTACTCATGAGTAG
- a CDS encoding DUF3386 domain-containing protein encodes MTEQTNARELFRAAYENRYTWDGNFPGYTADIVLKQGDEVYHGKIAIKPDMSVEVTGIEDDEVKQSVYTQLRDIVTHRKRSNFEQSHGKNTFSAGEADNTGALEILVKGDAMGSNYKIRGTEICQVSRVMGRMAFTIDTHESLDTGEGYAASRYDAIFRNPQTNDTIKELQFEDSYEKIGNYYVMTRQVIHSKENGQVTTTEFNFSNVKLLEPAAV; translated from the coding sequence ATGACCGAGCAAACGAATGCTCGTGAGCTATTTCGAGCTGCTTACGAAAACCGCTACACCTGGGATGGGAACTTTCCCGGCTACACGGCTGATATCGTACTCAAGCAGGGTGATGAAGTTTATCACGGCAAGATCGCCATCAAGCCTGATATGAGTGTCGAAGTCACCGGCATTGAAGACGACGAGGTGAAACAAAGCGTCTACACCCAACTACGCGACATCGTCACCCACCGCAAACGCAGTAATTTCGAGCAATCTCACGGAAAAAACACCTTTAGTGCGGGTGAAGCTGACAACACCGGCGCACTCGAAATCTTGGTCAAAGGTGACGCGATGGGATCAAATTACAAGATCCGAGGCACCGAAATTTGCCAAGTCAGCCGAGTCATGGGACGGATGGCATTCACCATCGACACCCACGAAAGCTTGGATACTGGGGAGGGCTACGCCGCAAGCCGGTATGATGCCATTTTCCGCAATCCCCAGACCAATGACACCATCAAAGAACTGCAATTTGAAGACAGCTACGAGAAAATTGGCAATTACTATGTAATGACCCGTCAGGTGATTCATTCCAAAGAAAATGGCCAAGTAACGACCACCGAGTTCAACTTCTCGAACGTGAAACTGCTCGAACCGGCAGCCGTTTAA
- a CDS encoding NifU family protein: MELTPDNVETVLDELRPYLMADGGNVELVELDGPIVKLRLQGACGSCPSSTMTLRMGIERKLREMIPEIAEVEQVF; encoded by the coding sequence CTGGAACTAACCCCAGACAACGTAGAAACTGTTTTGGATGAACTGCGTCCCTACCTGATGGCTGATGGTGGCAACGTTGAGCTAGTTGAATTAGACGGCCCGATTGTCAAACTGCGCTTGCAAGGAGCCTGCGGTTCCTGTCCTAGCTCTACAATGACCTTGAGAATGGGCATTGAGCGGAAATTGCGTGAAATGATCCCAGAAATTGCCGAAGTCGAGCAAGTGTTCTAG